The genomic DNA GCGCGCGGTAGCTGAATTCGGCCATATCGATATTCTGGTTAACAACGCGGGTCTGATTCGCCGTGAAGATGCGATCGACTTCAGTGAAAAAGACTGGGACGACGTCATGAACCTGAACATCAAGAGCGTGTTCTTCATGTCCCAGGCTGCGGCGAAGCACTTCATCGCGCAGGGCAAAGGCGGCAAAATCATCAACATCGCTTCCATGCTCTCCTTCCAGGGCGGCATCCGCGTTCCGTCTTACACCGCGTCTAAAAGCGGCGTAATGGGCGTAACCCGCCTGATGGCGAACGAGTGGGCGAAGCACGGCATCAACGTCAACGCGATTGCTCCGGGCTATATGGCGACCAACAACACCCAGCAGCTGCGTGCTGACGAAGAGCGTAGCGCTGCAATCCTTGACCGTATCCCGGCGGGGCGTTGGGGTCTGCCGAGCGACCTGATGGGGCCGATCGTCTTCCTGGCTTCTCCGGCATCTGACTACATCAACGGCTATACCGTTGCGGTAGACGGCGGCTGGCTGGCGCGCTAAGCGTTCGCTCGCGATAAAAAAACCTGCTACGGCAGGTTTTTTTATTCCCGCACGGCGGCGGAAGGCCTCCCGCGTAGTATTGTATTTATCCATATCGAAATGCATGAATTATCCATGCTGCCCAGATTGTCATATCTGATAAAGGCTAATTTTATTGACGCGCAGAGGTGATGTAACAAATGTCGCGCATCATTGAAAGTCAAATATCCATCACAAAATCACTCTACCCAGCAATATAGTCCATATCCTTGACCTTTCTTACCTGACAACGTTACGCGTCCTCCCCGTACTTTATGCGTATGTCTTACTCTGTCTGGCAGGAAAAAAATGACTTCAATCAGTAACGACTCTACGGTAATGCCGAGCGCACAGCGTGATACCCGGCGCATGAATTGGTTTGTCTCATTCGCCGCCGCGGTGGCCGGGCTGCTCTTTGGATTGGATATCGGGGTGATTGCGGGTGCGCTGCCCTTTATTACCGACCACTTCGTCTTGTCTAATCGTCTGCAGGAATGGGTGGTCAGCAGCATGATGCTGGGCGCAGCAATTGGTGCCCTGTTTAACGGCTGGCTCTCTTTCCGCCTGGGACGGAAATACAGCCTGATGGTGGGGGCCGTGCTTTTTGTGGCGGGGTCGCTGGGATCGGGTTTTGCCGTCAATGTGGAAATGTTGCTGGTTGCCAGGGTGGTTCTCGGCGTGGCCGTGGGGATCGCTTCCTACACCGCGCCGCTGTATCTGTCGGAAATGGCCAGCGAGCACGTTCGCGGTAAGATGATCAGTATGTACCAGTTGATGGTGACGCTGGGGATCGTGATGGCGTTCCTGTCCGATACCGCGTTCAGCTACAGCGGCAACTGGCGTGCGATGCTTGCCGTGCTGGCGCTACCGGCGGTTGTCCTGATTGTATTGGTTGTCTTCCTGCCTAACAGCCCGCGCTGGCTGGCGGAAAAGGGCCGCCATATTGAGGCCGAAGAGGTACTGCGGATGCTGCGCGACACCTCTGAGAAAGCGCGCGATGAGCTGAACGAAATTCGTGAAAGCCTGAAGCTGAAGCAGGGCGGCTGGGCGCTGTTTAAGATCAATCGCAACGTCCGCCGCGCCGTATTTCTTGGCATGCTGCTGCAGGCGATGCAGCAATTCACCGGCATGAATATCATCATGTACTACGCGCCGCGTATTTTTAAAATGGCGGGCTTCACCACCACCGAACAGCAGATGATTGCCACGCTGGTGGTTGGGCTGACCTTCATGTTCGCCACCTTTATTGCCGTGTTTACCGTGGACAAAGCGGGGCGTAAACCGGCGCTGAAAATCGGCTTTACCGTGATGGCGCTCGGTACGCTGGTGCTGGGCTACTGCCTGATGCAGTTTGATAACGGCACCGCCTCAAGCGGGCTGTCCTGGCTGTCGGTGGGCATGACCATGATGTGCATTGCAGGCTATGCGATGAGCGCTGCGCCGGTGGTGTGGATCCTGTGTTCCGAAATTCAGCCGCTGAAATGTCGCGACTTTGGTATCACCTGTTCAACCACGACGAACTGGGTATCGAATATGATTATCGGCGCGACCTTCCTGACGCTGCTGGATTCGATTGGTGCGGCAGGGACGTTCTGGCTGTACACCGCGCTGAATATCGCCTTTATCGGCGTGACGTTCTGGCTGATTCCGGAAACCAAAGGGGTTACGCTGGAGCACATTGAACGCAAGCTGATGAAAGGCGAGAAATTGCGCAATATCGGCGTCTGATGGAATGCCCGGTGGCGCTACGCTTACCGGGCCTACAAGGTAGCGCCAAACGTAGGCCGGGTAAGGCGTAGCCGCCACCCGGCTTTTTTTATACCTTCGCTAAATACAGCGCCGGCATCCCCTCCGCGTCGGACGTATACAGCACCCACTTACCGTCCGGTGAGAACGACGGATGCGGGTGCGTCACCTGGCGGTCGCCGTCCAGCACTTTCCAGCTGCTGTTGTGTTGGCAAATGGCTTTCTTGCCGCCGGTTTGCAGATCGAACACCCAGATAAACGGATCGTTCAGGCTAATATCACCGGTGTTATGCGGTGCGCCGTCGCCTACAATCAGCGAGCCATCGTGGTTGCTCATCAGGTGAGAGCAGGGCGGGATCTCCATCAACTGGCGGTTTTCCAGCGTTGCGGGATCGGCGCTGTAGAGATAGCGGTGCGGGTTATTCTCCTGATGGGCGACATAATACAGCGCCGAACCGTCCGGAACCCAGAATTCATGGGTAAAGCTTTCTCCCGGCTGCTGCTGACGCACGCAGCGAACGTTGCTGCCGTCTTCGTTCACCAGCCAGATACGCGCGTCGATCGCATCACGCGGACCTTCATGGCAAAACGCCACCGTCGCGTCGTCAAACGGGCGGTAGATCGGGTGCCCCAGCCAGCGTTTTTCCTGCAAAATGGTGCGCTGCTCGCCGGTTTTTAGATCGATATTGATTAAGCGGCATTCCGGGTTGGTAAAGTAGAACGCGCGGAATTTCGACCAGTCGGTCAGCGGCTGCCAGTCGCTTTTTTTAATCTCAATGCCAACCAGCTTTGTGCAGTCTGAGTTTGCTACCCAGGTGCCGTAGGCAACCCACTCGTCATCCACCTCGTAGACCACGTACTCTTCCAGCGTGGTCAGATCGACGCGTCTAAGCTGGCGCGTATCTTTTACATACCACAGCGATTGGTCGTCATCGGAAAGAAAACCACCGAAGGTGTTATCCCCGGCGCCGTCGGTCAGTTGGGTTGCCTGTTGCGCGGCAATATCCAGCAAGTAGTAGTTCCAGTGCCCCTCGAACGCACCGCCAAAAATCAGCTTGCCGCCGTCGCGGGTGAAGCATTTTTGGTAGAAGTAGTTACGATGGCAAATGATATGCGGTGGCGTCATCCGGATCACTTCGTGACCGGTTTCGCTGTCCTTCTGGTGACGGAAATTCAGCGGGATGATTTTGCCTTTCATGTCCTTTCTCCTTGAATAAAAAAATACCCCGCAACCGGAAGTTGCAGGGTATTAACGCATTAACAGCAATTAACGCATGGCGCGTCTCAGGATACGTTCACCCTGACGCTGGAAGTCGGCCGCGGCTTCTTCAACGGTTTTCTGGCCGTAGTCGATGTACTGCAGCGTGGTACCGAACTGCGCCACGATCTGCGGATCGTCAAAGTACGGAGACACGCTCAGTTTAGCCGGCAGAGACTGCGCCAGACGCAGGCCGGATACTGACGGATCGTCTTCTTTCAGAATGCCGTCTTCGGTCAGGTATTTCACCGCAACCTTGCTCAGCGGCACGCCGCGCTCCAG from Klebsiella sp. WP3-W18-ESBL-02 includes the following:
- the kduD gene encoding 2-dehydro-3-deoxy-D-gluconate 5-dehydrogenase KduD; amino-acid sequence: MILDSFSLQGKVAVVTGCDTGLGQGMALGLAEAGCDIVGINIVEPTETIERVTALGRRFLSLTADLRQIDGIPALLERAVAEFGHIDILVNNAGLIRREDAIDFSEKDWDDVMNLNIKSVFFMSQAAAKHFIAQGKGGKIINIASMLSFQGGIRVPSYTASKSGVMGVTRLMANEWAKHGINVNAIAPGYMATNNTQQLRADEERSAAILDRIPAGRWGLPSDLMGPIVFLASPASDYINGYTVAVDGGWLAR
- a CDS encoding sugar porter family MFS transporter, producing MTSISNDSTVMPSAQRDTRRMNWFVSFAAAVAGLLFGLDIGVIAGALPFITDHFVLSNRLQEWVVSSMMLGAAIGALFNGWLSFRLGRKYSLMVGAVLFVAGSLGSGFAVNVEMLLVARVVLGVAVGIASYTAPLYLSEMASEHVRGKMISMYQLMVTLGIVMAFLSDTAFSYSGNWRAMLAVLALPAVVLIVLVVFLPNSPRWLAEKGRHIEAEEVLRMLRDTSEKARDELNEIRESLKLKQGGWALFKINRNVRRAVFLGMLLQAMQQFTGMNIIMYYAPRIFKMAGFTTTEQQMIATLVVGLTFMFATFIAVFTVDKAGRKPALKIGFTVMALGTLVLGYCLMQFDNGTASSGLSWLSVGMTMMCIAGYAMSAAPVVWILCSEIQPLKCRDFGITCSTTTNWVSNMIIGATFLTLLDSIGAAGTFWLYTALNIAFIGVTFWLIPETKGVTLEHIERKLMKGEKLRNIGV
- a CDS encoding oligogalacturonate lyase family protein, which gives rise to MKGKIIPLNFRHQKDSETGHEVIRMTPPHIICHRNYFYQKCFTRDGGKLIFGGAFEGHWNYYLLDIAAQQATQLTDGAGDNTFGGFLSDDDQSLWYVKDTRQLRRVDLTTLEEYVVYEVDDEWVAYGTWVANSDCTKLVGIEIKKSDWQPLTDWSKFRAFYFTNPECRLINIDLKTGEQRTILQEKRWLGHPIYRPFDDATVAFCHEGPRDAIDARIWLVNEDGSNVRCVRQQQPGESFTHEFWVPDGSALYYVAHQENNPHRYLYSADPATLENRQLMEIPPCSHLMSNHDGSLIVGDGAPHNTGDISLNDPFIWVFDLQTGGKKAICQHNSSWKVLDGDRQVTHPHPSFSPDGKWVLYTSDAEGMPALYLAKV